The sequence TACTGTTTCATTTATACAGTTTTTTATTTACACGCATTTTGAGTATCACCGTAAATGATCGGCCGGCTGATCTCCATATAGCGTTCTGAGATGACCATGGGTGTGAAGCCGAATTTAGCGTAGAGCCCATGTGCATCCAGTGTCGCTAGCATTACTTTCCTTAACCCCTGGACCCATGCCTGTTCCATAAGTACTTCCATCATCTTCCTGCTCAGGCCCTGCCCACGGTGTTCTTCTTCCACATAGACATCAGCCAGGTAAGCGAAAGTCGTATAATCGGTTATTAACCTTCCGTAGCCGATCTGTCTGTTGTCAATCAGGATTCCGATACAGTAAGAATTATCAAAGGCTCTTTTTACCAGCTCATACGGAATGTTCTTCGACCAATATGATTCTTCCGACAGCCATTTGTGTATGGCTTCCGGCTGAAGCTGCGTTTTGTCCGTGGTAATTATATAACCTTGGTATTCTACTGTTATGGTTCCCATGCTTACAAAATATAGTTCCAGTTATGTTTGTCCGGACCGATACCCCTGCGAATGCTGTACAGCGCATTCTGCAGCTTGTTCATGATCGCATCGTCGCCAAGGTAGCAAGGGTAGTGGTTGCCGTTGATACCGATGGTTTCGATAGGTGCTACTACTGCCGCAGTACCTACGCCAAAGGCTTCCACTCTTTTACCTGCTATCAGCGCGTCTTCTATTTCCTTCCACTTAATGCGTCTCACATCAACAGGGATATTATTATCCTTAGCTAAAGTTAATAAAGAATCGCGTGTCACACCATCAAGTATTGTACCTGATAATGGAGGCGTAACAATGGTTCCGTCTATAGCAAACATCACATTCATTGTGCCTGACTCTTCTATATATTCATTGGTTTTGCTGTCTGTCCATATCACCTGGTCGTATCCGGCTTCGCGGGCCAGTTGCGTAGGATAGAACGAACCGCCATAGTTACCACCGCACTTAGCAAATCCAGTTCCACCGTCTGCTGCACGCACGTGGTCGGTTTCAACCTTCACCTTAAGTGGTTTCGCGTAGTATTGATATGCCGGTGTACAGACGATCATAAATATGTACTTATCGGCAACCTTTACACCAAGTCTTTCCTCGGAGGCTATCATAAATGGACGCAGGTACAGCGAACCATCAGCTTCTTTGGGCAGCCAAGCAGCATCGAGTTGCACAAGCTGGTGCAACGCTTCGATGAATAGTCCTTTCGGAACTTCAGGCATACACATCCTGGCCAGCGATTTCATAAAACGGTTGTAATGTTTCTCGGGACGGAAGATGTTGATCTTTCCATTCTGCATCTGGAAAGCTTTCATTCCTTCAAAGACTGTTTGCCCATAGTGAAGACAAAGTGCAAACGGACTCATTGTCAGATCTGCAAAAGGAACGATGCGGCTATTGTGCCACTGACCATCATAGTATTCGGCAATGAACATGTGCTCCGTTGGCTGCTGGCCAAACGGGATCGATCTTGTTTCTTTCACCTGCCTTTCTTTCTGAGGCAGAATCGAAATTGCGTATTCCATAACTCTTCGTTTTTATTTTGAGCCTGTTGTTACAGGCGTTGGTAAAACTTCTTTCGCTCTCTCTTTTTCTCTACGGGCTGCCAGGTGTTTGCGGATGTATCCACGGTTTACCATATATACACCTGTCATGATAGCAGCAAATGACAGGGCTGTATACCATGTGAGTTGCTCATCTAATATGAGATAGCCAAGTATCACTGCTACCAGTGGATTGACGTAAGCATAAGTCGCAACAAGACCAACAGGTAATTCTTTTAGCGCATACATGTAGGCAGTGTATGCCGCCACCGATCCGAATATGATTAGATATAGTAACGACCAAAATGCCCCGGCGTGCCATGTGAAGACGTTTTCATAACTGTCGAATGCAGGACTTGCAATCAACAGGAAGATGCCGCCAAACATTAACTGCAATCCTGAGTTGAAGACCGGGTTGGTAGGAAACTGGTGTCGCTTGTTGATTACACTACCTAATGACCAGCTTGATGTGGCGCATAAAAGGCCAAGCATTCCTAGTAAGTATTGTGTATTGGCCAGATCTGCGATGTTATCTCTGAATATCAAGGCTACTCCGCTAAAACCTACCAGCGTGCCCAATAGAATAGATGGATTAGGTCGCTCACCTTTGGCAGACGCAAGGTTGATCATTACAGTAATGATCGGCATTAGCGAACATATCAGTGCGGCTACACCGCTGGGGACATATTTCTCCGCCCATGTCACCAGGCCATTACCTACAGTTATCAGCAAAAAGCCCACAAGCGCCTGGTGTTTGATGCTGGCCCACGATAGATCCACTTTCTTAGCCATGGCGAGTCCAAGAGCCATGATGATCAGTGCAGATATCACCTGGCGCACACCCGCAAAGAGAAACGCAGGGTAGTGCTCTACACCCAGCCTTATGAACAGGTAGGTAGTACCCCAAACAATACAGATGAAAACCAATGCTATGTATGCTTTCGTGTGCTTCGCCATTACAACAGACTATAATTCGTTCAAATTCTTTGTCAAAATTCTAAGTATTTCGTGAAACAAAACAGATACAATTTTCGTAATTTCGACCAGAACAGTTTTTTTAACATGAAGACCACATCCAAGGCAAAAAACGATCACCTCTATCTAAATATTGCGGACAATATTGAAAAACAGATAATGGATAAGGTGTTGAACATAGGAGATAAGCTGCCTTCCGTACGCTTGCTTAGTAAGCAGCAGGGGGTGAGCATGAGTACCACTTTACAGGCATATTATCATCTTGAGGGCAAAGGTTTGGTTGAGTCGCGGCCACAGTCTGGTTATTATGTTCGGTTTAATCCATCGCGCTTTCCGCAGAAGATAGAAAAGAGTAACCCGCGCTTGTCCACGAAGAATAAGAACGTAGAAGCTATCATATCTGAAGTGTACGACGATTTTGAGATGCCGGGCATGGTGAAATTTTCATTAAGTGTTCCAGCGCCAGAGATACTGCCTTTGGCAAAGTTAAATAAGGCTCTGATACAAGCTACCAGGGAGCTTCCTGCCAATGGCACTTCATATGAACGGGTACAGGGAAGCGAACAATTAAGGCGGCAGATCGCGCGCTGGTCGGCGCAGTGGGGCCGGCTGCAGCCCGATGATTTGGTAACTACTGCGGGTTGTATGAATGCCATATCGTATTGCCTGATGGCGTTGACGAAACCGGGAGATACTATTGCAGTGGAAAGCCCGGTGTATTTTGGTACTCTTCGTTTTGCCCAAAGTATAGGTCTCAAAGTAATTGAATTGCCTACCGATCCAGACACCGGTGTTGATCCCGATGATGTGAAAAAGGCACTGCAAAAACATAATATCAAAGCTTGTTTCTTTGTCACGAACTTCAGCAACCCGCTCGGTTACTGTATG comes from Polluticoccus soli and encodes:
- a CDS encoding GNAT family N-acetyltransferase; the encoded protein is MGTITVEYQGYIITTDKTQLQPEAIHKWLSEESYWSKNIPYELVKRAFDNSYCIGILIDNRQIGYGRLITDYTTFAYLADVYVEEEHRGQGLSRKMMEVLMEQAWVQGLRKVMLATLDAHGLYAKFGFTPMVISERYMEISRPIIYGDTQNACK
- a CDS encoding DMT family transporter — its product is MAKHTKAYIALVFICIVWGTTYLFIRLGVEHYPAFLFAGVRQVISALIIMALGLAMAKKVDLSWASIKHQALVGFLLITVGNGLVTWAEKYVPSGVAALICSLMPIITVMINLASAKGERPNPSILLGTLVGFSGVALIFRDNIADLANTQYLLGMLGLLCATSSWSLGSVINKRHQFPTNPVFNSGLQLMFGGIFLLIASPAFDSYENVFTWHAGAFWSLLYLIIFGSVAAYTAYMYALKELPVGLVATYAYVNPLVAVILGYLILDEQLTWYTALSFAAIMTGVYMVNRGYIRKHLAARREKERAKEVLPTPVTTGSK
- a CDS encoding PLP-dependent aminotransferase family protein — its product is MKTTSKAKNDHLYLNIADNIEKQIMDKVLNIGDKLPSVRLLSKQQGVSMSTTLQAYYHLEGKGLVESRPQSGYYVRFNPSRFPQKIEKSNPRLSTKNKNVEAIISEVYDDFEMPGMVKFSLSVPAPEILPLAKLNKALIQATRELPANGTSYERVQGSEQLRRQIARWSAQWGRLQPDDLVTTAGCMNAISYCLMALTKPGDTIAVESPVYFGTLRFAQSIGLKVIELPTDPDTGVDPDDVKKALQKHNIKACFFVTNFSNPLGYCMPDEQKMALVKLLSKHGVPLIEDDLYGDVYFGTQRPKPCKSFDEEGNVLWCGSVSKTLAPGYRVGWVAPGKYIDKVKRLKLYHSITSATTHQAAIANFLATGRYEHHLRKLRQTLHSNSLQFIRSIGENFPEVTKVTNPKGGFILWLELAKHIDTYQLYQEAMQQKMSIAPGAMFTLQERYQNCMRLSYGMQWKPEVERALKKLGGLVKSMS
- a CDS encoding branched-chain amino acid aminotransferase, which produces MEYAISILPQKERQVKETRSIPFGQQPTEHMFIAEYYDGQWHNSRIVPFADLTMSPFALCLHYGQTVFEGMKAFQMQNGKINIFRPEKHYNRFMKSLARMCMPEVPKGLFIEALHQLVQLDAAWLPKEADGSLYLRPFMIASEERLGVKVADKYIFMIVCTPAYQYYAKPLKVKVETDHVRAADGGTGFAKCGGNYGGSFYPTQLAREAGYDQVIWTDSKTNEYIEESGTMNVMFAIDGTIVTPPLSGTILDGVTRDSLLTLAKDNNIPVDVRRIKWKEIEDALIAGKRVEAFGVGTAAVVAPIETIGINGNHYPCYLGDDAIMNKLQNALYSIRRGIGPDKHNWNYIL